A DNA window from Bubalus bubalis isolate 160015118507 breed Murrah chromosome 20, NDDB_SH_1, whole genome shotgun sequence contains the following coding sequences:
- the LOC112580796 gene encoding duodenase-1-like, with amino-acid sequence MVLLLLLLVALLSPTGEAGKIIGGHEAKPHSHPYMALLQVKTSGKSHRCGGFLVREDFVLTAAHCLGSSINVTLGAHNIKEQERSQQVIPVRRPIPHPRYNNKTWANDIMLLQLTRKADITDAVSPINLPRRLAKVKPGMMCSVAGWGQLGVNMPSTDKLQEVDLEVQSEEKCITRFKNYIPSTQICAGDPSKRKNSFSGDSGGPLVCNGVAQGIVSYGKKDGTPPDVYTRISRFLSWIQKTMRRYKRQGSV; translated from the exons ATGgtcctgctgctcctgctcctGGTGGCCCTTCTGTCCCCTACCGGGGAGGCAG GGAAAATCATCGGGGGCCACGAGGCCAAGCCACACTCCCATCCCTACATGGCGTTGCTTCAGGTCAAGACTTCAGGGAAATCTCACCGCTGTGGGGGTTTCCTCGTGCGTGAGGACTTTGTGCTGACAGCGGCTCACTGCCTGGGAAG CTCAATCAACGTCACCCTGGGGGCCCACAATATCAAAGAACAAGAGAGGTCCCAGCAGGTCATCCCAGTGAGAAGACCCATCCCCCACCCACGCTATAATAATAAGACTTGGGCCAACGACATCATGTTACTGCAG CTGACTAGGAAGGCTGACATTACGGATGCAGTGAGCCCCATCAACCTGCCCAGGAGATTGGCGAAGGTGAAGCCAGGGATGATGTGCAGTGTGGCCGGCTGGGGGCAACTGGGGGTAAATATGCCCTCTACAGACAAACTACAGGAGGTAGATCTTGAAGTCCAAAGTGAGGAGAAATGTATCACTCGCTTCAAAAACTACATCCCCTCCACACAGATATGTGCTGGAGATCCAAGCAAGAGGAAGAATTCTTTCTCG GGTGACTCTGGGGGCCCGCTTGTGTGTAATGGTGTGGCCCAGGGCATTGTGTCCTATGGAAAAAAGGATGGAACACCTCCAGATGTCTACACCAGAATCTCCAGATTTCTGTCCTGGATCCAGAAAACAATGAGACGGTACAAACGCCAGGGATCGGTGTGA
- the LOC102399505 gene encoding granzyme H isoform X1: MQLLLLLIAFLLPPGLGQPFLSEEIIGGHEAKPHSRPYMALVQFLDEMSWKRCGGVLIQKDFVLTAAHCRGSSIIVTLGAHNIKQQERTQQVIQVKKAIHHPDYNPKTFSNDIMLLQLERKAKQTSAVKPLSLPKAKAQVKPGELCSLAGWGKVALGTPATTLQEVELTVQEDRVCESLNPRNYSRATQICVGDPRKVKTGFKGDSGGPLVCKKVVHGIFSYGKMNGTPPGVFTQVSHFLPWIKRTMKHL, encoded by the exons ATGCAGCTACTCCTGCTCCTGATAGCCTTTCTTCTGCCTCCTGGGCTGGGACAG CCTTTTCTTTCAGAGGAGATCATTGGGGGCCACGAGGCCAAGCCCCACTCCCGCCCCTACATGGCTTTGGTTCAGTTTCTGGATGAGATGAGTTGGAAGAGGTGTGGCGGTGTTCTCATACAAAAGGACTTTGTTCTGACAGCTGCTCACTGCAGAGGAAG CTCAATCATCGTCACCCTGGGGGCCCACAACATCAAACAGCAGGAGAGGACCCAGCAGGTCATCCAGGTGAAAAAAGCCATCCACCACCCAGACTATAATCCTAAGACCTTCTCCAACGACATCATGTTACTGCAG CTGGAGAGAAAGGCCAAGCAGACGTCAGCTGTGAAGCCCCTTAGTCTGCCCAAGGCCAAGGCCCAGGTGAAGCCAGGAGAATTGTGCAGTCTGGCCGGCTGGGGGAAGGTGGCCCTGGGCACTCCAGCCACCACCCTGCAGGAGGTAGAGCTGACGGTTCAGGAGGATCGGGTGTGTGAATCACTCAACCCCAGGAACTACAGTCGGGCCACCCAGATTTGTGTCGGGGACCCAAGGAAGGTGAAAACCGGCTTCAAG GGTGACTCCGGTGGACCCCTCGTGTGTAAAAAAGTGGTCCATGGTATTTTCTCCTATGGAAAGATGAATGGGACACCTCCAGGAGTCTTCACCCAGGTCTCACACTTCCTACCCTGGATAAAGAGAACAATGAAGCACCTCTAA
- the LOC102399505 gene encoding granzyme H isoform X2 gives MQLLLLLIAFLLPPGLGQPFLSEEIIGGHEAKPHSRPYMALVQFLDEMSWKRCGGVLIQKDFVLTAAHCRGSSIIVTLGAHNIKQQERTQQVIQLERKAKQTSAVKPLSLPKAKAQVKPGELCSLAGWGKVALGTPATTLQEVELTVQEDRVCESLNPRNYSRATQICVGDPRKVKTGFKGDSGGPLVCKKVVHGIFSYGKMNGTPPGVFTQVSHFLPWIKRTMKHL, from the exons ATGCAGCTACTCCTGCTCCTGATAGCCTTTCTTCTGCCTCCTGGGCTGGGACAG CCTTTTCTTTCAGAGGAGATCATTGGGGGCCACGAGGCCAAGCCCCACTCCCGCCCCTACATGGCTTTGGTTCAGTTTCTGGATGAGATGAGTTGGAAGAGGTGTGGCGGTGTTCTCATACAAAAGGACTTTGTTCTGACAGCTGCTCACTGCAGAGGAAG CTCAATCATCGTCACCCTGGGGGCCCACAACATCAAACAGCAGGAGAGGACCCAGCAGGTCATCCAG CTGGAGAGAAAGGCCAAGCAGACGTCAGCTGTGAAGCCCCTTAGTCTGCCCAAGGCCAAGGCCCAGGTGAAGCCAGGAGAATTGTGCAGTCTGGCCGGCTGGGGGAAGGTGGCCCTGGGCACTCCAGCCACCACCCTGCAGGAGGTAGAGCTGACGGTTCAGGAGGATCGGGTGTGTGAATCACTCAACCCCAGGAACTACAGTCGGGCCACCCAGATTTGTGTCGGGGACCCAAGGAAGGTGAAAACCGGCTTCAAG GGTGACTCCGGTGGACCCCTCGTGTGTAAAAAAGTGGTCCATGGTATTTTCTCCTATGGAAAGATGAATGGGACACCTCCAGGAGTCTTCACCCAGGTCTCACACTTCCTACCCTGGATAAAGAGAACAATGAAGCACCTCTAA
- the LOC102398425 gene encoding cathepsin G, with protein sequence MWLHLLLVAFLLSPRAQAGQIIGGREARPHSRPYMAYIQTLTPAGPTICGGFLAREDFVMTAARCLGSQINVILGIHSVTASEWTQQRIPVLRPIPHPRYNQRNNRNDIMLLQLANRARQDEAVRLVALPQTEEMLSPGTQCTVAGWGLTRLHRRAITLQEVQLTIQRDGECHRRFNFYTSQKQICVGDPREGKSTFLGDSGGPLVCSNVAQGIVSYGDRMGTPPAVFTRISSFLPWIRRTMRRFQEWRPE encoded by the exons ATGTGGCTGCACCTGCTCCTCGTGGCCTTTCTCCTGTCCCCCAGGGCTCAGGCAG GGCAGATCATCGGAGGCCGAGAGGCCAGGCCCCATTCCCGCCCCTACATGGCATATATTCAGACCCTGACACCAGCAGGTCCGACCATTTGTGGGGGGTTCCTGGCGCGTGAAGACTTCGTGATGACAGCAGCTCGCTGCTTGGGAAG ccaaataaatgtcaTCTTGGGGATCCACAGTGTCACCGCTTCTGAATGGACGCAGCAGCGCATCCCTGTTCTCAgacccatcccccaccccagatACAATCAGCGGAACAACCGGAACGACATCATGTTACTGCAG CTGGCGAACAGAGCCAGACAGGATGAAGCCGTGAGGCTGGTAGCTCTGCCTCAGACAGAGGAAATGCTGAGCCCTGGGACCCAGTGCACGGTGGCCGGCTGGGGCCTCACCAGACTGCACAGGAGAGCAATCACACTCCAGGAGGTGCAGCTGACAATTCAGAGGGATGGAGAGTGTCACCGTCGCTTCAATTTCTACACCAGCCAAAAGCAGATCTGTGTAGGGGACCCAAGAGAGGGGAAGTCCACTTTCCTG GGGGACTCCGGTGGCCCCCTTGTGTGTAGCAATGTGGCCCAGGGCATTGTCTCCTATGGAGACAGGATGGGGACCCCTCCAGCAGTCTTCACCAGAATTTCCAGCTTCCTGCCCTGGATAAGGAGAACAATGAGACGCTTCCAAGAGTGGAGACCAGAGTGA